The DNA segment CAGGGGCCCAGTGTCCCTCAGGCTTCTTGCCAGTgggagggttctgagcaggaggGGCTGACTGCTCAGGACGAGGCAAGGCGGGAGGCGCCACGTACCTGCAGCTCCACCAGCCTTCGTCTACTCGCACGAAGAGCATCCTGAGAGGCTGGCCTGGAACATGGCTGATGGGTGGAGGATGGTCCCTGGTGCAGGCTTGGACACTATTGGGGCGAGATCTGTCCAGTGGAGGCTGGAGGGCAAGGCTTTGCCCCTGGGCAGGTGTCTTCCTGCTGACTTGGGGGGTCACTGTGGGTCCATGTCCAGTTGtactgggtggaggagggagattCTGGAAAGCCCCCAGATCTGCTGTCAGAGTGCTCTTCTGGGGAGTCTGGATGGGGCTGAGTCTAGGTTTCTTTGGGGGGTTCAGACATGTCTGGGTGGGGATCTGGGCAGATCTCTTGCCTGGGGCCTTGATGCTGCTTTTGGAGTCCTGGACCAAACTTCTGCTGATGAGAGACACTGCAGGGTGGGTGGATTTCCCGTCATCTTTCCTGACAGGTGACCTACTTGGGAGATCTGGATCCTGGAGGGGTTTCCTCTTGGATGCCTGGATGAGCATGGGCATGTTTGGATGCTGTAGGAGAAGACCAAACAGAAAGGCCAGACGTGAGAATCTTCTCTCCATCCAGGAAAAATTAGAATTAACCAAAAACCATCTCATAGGAATTAATTGTATGTGATGAGATACTCAACCTCAGTGGTGGTCatgaaaaagaaagttacaaTAGCACCTTGAGACATTTGTACATCAAATAGGCACA comes from the Eubalaena glacialis isolate mEubGla1 chromosome 20, mEubGla1.1.hap2.+ XY, whole genome shotgun sequence genome and includes:
- the LOC133081474 gene encoding protein FAM90A1-like, producing the protein MAGRYRQLGPCKLSQAQQVRKQNPGAGRQVAPPPKDEDPRVKCRDCGAFGHKARSLRCPMKCWHGALAPQPLGSKLGKENLEPRKLQDLQTPGTPNTAEREEGERQRKEEQQRKLLQRFPRKPQGWRQRYWKEGTESCHYLRHPNMPMLIQASKRKPLQDPDLPSRSPVRKDDGKSTHPAVSLISRSLVQDSKSSIKAPGKRSAQIPTQTCLNPPKKPRLSPIQTPQKSTLTADLGAFQNLPPPPSTTGHGPTVTPQVSRKTPAQGQSLALQPPLDRSRPNSVQACTRDHPPPISHVPGQPLRMLFVRVDEGWWSCRYVAPPALPRPEQSAPPAQNPPTGKKPEGHWAPGPRSVLYDDLQVSSSSEDSDWEGHAYGN